The stretch of DNA AGATCCAATAATTGATATTTTTCTTTTTTTTAGTAAATCAATATTTCCCATATAAAAAAGTTCTTCTGGATATTTTTTCATTGATGTTAATTCATCAATTCCAAAATCAATTTTTGAAATCATAAATACTCTTTAATAATAAGTTAAATTATTATAACTTATTTTTTAAAGATATGGAAGTTGATTCATAAATATTGGCTCTACTTCTTTAAATAGATGTTTAGAGTCTTTTAGAACTTCAAGAGTTACATTATGTGGATGTCCAATTGCAATAGCATAACCTTGTCTTTTTGCTATTTCAATGGCTTTTTTTAATTGATTTTCTATTGATTTATAATCCCTATCATTATCAATAAAAGTATTTCTTACAATATATGGCATATCATATTTTTTTGCATATTTTTTAGCTACAGATTTAGCACTTGTTCTACTATCAACAAATATAAAATTATATTTTTTTAATGCTCTAAATAATTTATCAACAGCTTCATCATTTTCAGTAAATACTGAACCTGTGTGATTATTTGTATAAATAGCGTTAGGATACCATTCTCTTAATTGTTTAACTCTTTTTTCGATTGTCTCATAAGAATCAGTTATTTTAAGTGTATTAATCTCTTCGCCTTTAAAAGCACTTGAAGCTTGCATAGGAAAATGTATCATATGAAAAGATAAACTTTGTGCAATTTTTGCTGAATCAGGATGCGTTTTTGTTGGTGGTAAAAAAGCCATATTTATTTTATAACCCATACTTAAAATTTTATCTTTTTGAGCTTGGGTAGTTACATCATCGATTAATATAACAATTTTAGGTTTAGTTTTTTTATCATAAGTAAAAGTATCTTTATTTGTAATTATACTCTTTTCATCTATTTTGTCTTTTACTTTGATAGGTTCTTTTGAGTTATCAGTAGATTTATCTTTTTGTTTTTCTTTTAATTTTTCTTCTTTTATCTCTTCAACTTTTTTTTGGATAATTTCATTTTCTTTATTTATTGACTCTTCTAATTCCATTTTCTCGTCAATTACTTGTTCAAGTTCTTTTGTATATTCTTCGAACTTATGTTCTTCTTTTATATCAAACTTTTCTTCAAATAATTCTTGGCTTGCTTGATCTTTAAACTCTTTTAATTCAGCCATTTTAGGAATAAGAGATACTTTTTTTTTTAATTCTTGAACTTTTACTTCAGTTGGAATATCTTTAATTGAATCTTTATTTTTCATTGTAAAATAGCTTGCTACTGTTGCTAAAAATGCAATTAAAAATATTATTAAAAAAATATTTATTAATTTTTTATTAGGAGTGATATTAGTTCGTTTTCGTGATTTTTTTTTATTCATACGGAAAGTTTCATTTAAGGAAGAAAAACTTCCTTAAAATGATTAGTTTTTGTCTTTATTAACGATTTTGTTAGAAGAAATCCAAGGCATCATTTCTCTTAATTGATTTCCTGTTTGCTCAATTAATGAAGCTCTAGCATTTGCTCTTTCAGCGTTCATTCTTGGGTATCCAGCTTGACCTTCTAAGATGAAATCTTTTGCAAATCTACCATCTTGAATCTCTTTTAAGATTTCTTTCATAGCTGCTTTTGATTCAGCATTGATAACTCTTTTACCAGATACATAATCTCCATACTCAGCAGTATTAGAAATAGAATATCTCATATCAGCGATTCCACCTTCAAACATTAAGTCAACGATTAATTTTAATTCGTGTAAACATTCAAAGTAAGCCATTTCAGGAGCATATCCAGCTTCTGTTAATGTTTCAAATCCAGCTTGAACTAAAGATACAGCTCCACCACATAATACAGCTTGCTCTCCGAAAAGGTCAGTTTCTGTTTCATCTTTGAAAGTTGTTTCAATAATTGCAGTTCTTCCACCACCAATAGCTGATGCGTAAGATAATGCTAATTCTTTTGTTTTACCAGATGCATCTTGGTGAATTGCGATTAAATCTGGAATTCCTCCACCTTTAACAAACTCTGATCTTACTGTGTGACCTGGAGCTTTAGGTGCAACCATCATTACATTGATGTCTTTTTTAGGAGTAATTCTTCCATAATGAATGTTAAATCCATGTCCGAATGCAATAGTTGCACCAGCTTTTAAGTTAGGAGCAATTTCGTTTGCATAAATATCACCTTGATTTTCATCAGGTAATAAAATCATGATAACATCACATTCTTTTGTTGCTTCTGCAACAGTTTTAACAGCAAAACCTTTTGCTTCAGCTTTTGCCCATGAAGATCCATCTTTTCTTAATCCAACGATAACTTCAACACCTGAATCTCTTAAGTTTTCAGCGTGTGCGTGACCTTGTGAACCAAAACCAATCATTGCAACTTTTTTTGATTTAATTAAATCGATATTACAATCTTTATCATAGAATACATTTAAACCCATTAGTAAACCCTCTAAATATTAAATTTTCGAGATTATACAAAAAACTATCTAAATCTTAGATAACTTGAAAAATTAAAGGGAAGAATACTTTTGTTTAGCTACTATTAGATGATTATTTCAAAAGGATTTAACTTGTTAAAAGAACTATTTATAAAAATTCAAACTGATTGTAAAACTTATTCTGGGAATGAATTGAATGAAATAGAGAAGTTTTTAAAAGAAGAAATCATAATAAAAAAAGAAGATGAAACTTATGAATTAAACTCTAAATACAAAGTTGCTCTTGTAAAAGTAGGCAAAAATTTAGTAGTTTTAGAAGATTTAATAAGTGAACATAAAAACATAAAAATAGAATTCGATGATTTAAATGGTGCTTATGATGGAGATTTAGTTCTTGCAAAAAGAGTTTTTAATCCAAGAAGTAGAACTAAAGCAAAAATTGAAAGAATCCTTGATGGTAAAAAAAATGATGTTTTAGTTTATATAAAAGATAAAGCATTTTATACTGTAAAAGAAAATATAAAATTAGAAAATAAAAATGCTTTAAAATACCAAGATGGTCATGTTTTACTTGTTGAAAACAAATCATTAGAATTAATAAAAAATCTAGGAAATATAGAAAATCCAAAAATAGATGAACTTATTTCTTTATACCTTTATAATGAAACTTTTAGATTAGAAAAACATCTTGAAGTAAATGCTCTTATGGATGATACAAAACAAAGAGTTGATTTAAGAGATTTATATTTTTGTACAATTGACCCAAACAGTGCAAAAGACCATGATGATGCAATCTATTTTGATACAAAAGAAAATATTTTATATGTTGCAATTGCTGATGTTTCTTATTTTGTAAAAGAGGGCAGTGAACTTGATTTATTAGCATTTAAAAAATCAACTTCTGTTTATCTTCCAACAAAAGTTTTACCAATGTTACCACCAATTTTAAGTGAAGAGATGTGTTCACTAAAAGAGGGTGTTGATAGATACTCATATGTATTTAAACTACATTTAGATTTAGAAAATCTAAGTGTAAAAAAAGCTAAATTATTTGAAGCGATTATAAATTCCCACAAAAACTTTTCTTATGGAAGAATTGATAGAGTAATTGAGGGACATTTAGATCAATACTCAAAAACTGAAAAAGCAATATTTGATTATTTAATTCCTTTATATGAGATTTCAAAGAAATTTAGAAAAAGAAGATTAATCAAAGGTTATGATTTTAGAACAACTGAAAATAGATTAAAATTAAAAAATGATAATTTAGAATCAATAGAAGTTGAAACTTCAACAGCTTCACACCAACTTGTAGAAGAGTGTATGCTTTTAGCAAATATAGAAGCAAGTAAAAAAGTAAATACAGTTGGAATTTATAGAATTCACGAAGAACCTCCTTTTAAAGCTATTTCAAAACTTGTAGATGATGTTAATATTTTAGGAGTTAATGTAAAACTTCAAAGTGATGTTCACGATACAATTGTGCATATTCAAGAAAAAGCGAAAATTTCTATGATGGGAGCTGAAATTGATGAATTAATTATTCAAGCCCAAACTCAAGCAAAATACTCTTCAAAAAATTTGGGACATTTTGGTTTAGGTTTTAGTTCCTATTCACACTTTACAAGTCCAATTAGAAGATATTCAGATTTAGTTTTACACCGAATTTTAAAAACAAAACAAACACCTAAAAATATAGAAGATATTTGTGAGCACATCTCTTTAAATGAAAGAAAAATAGACCAACTTGTTTGGGATTTTGAAGATAGAAAGTATGCAAGATGGGCAAGTTTACACTTAGATGAAGAAATAAAAGTAAAAATTGTTGATACAGAAAAAGCAAGAGCCGTTTGTTATGAAAAAATGTTTGGAATGAAAGTAATTATTGAAAACTATAAAGGACAAAAACTTTTTACCAAACTAAGAGTAAAAATAAAATCAGCAGATGTTATAACAAAAGTAATTGTAGCAACTATAAAATATTAAAATTAACAAAGATAATTTAGGATAAAATTTTCACATGTATAAAAACGAATTTGATAACTATTTAAAACAAAATAAAAAATTTAAAGCTTATATGTTCTATGGACAATCTATTTTTTTAATAGAACAATATGCTTTAGTAATTGCTCAATCTTTAGGAAATGATGATGAAATAGAAAAATTATATTTTGAAGATTATGATTTCAAATATATAAAAGATAAACTCTTACAGTCTTCTTTATTTTCAAGTAATAATATAGTTTTAATAAAAATAGATAAAAAACTTCCAAAAAAAGAAGTTGACTCTTTAATTGAAGCTTGTAATTTGAATCCTGATAGTACACTTATATTTGCTTGTTTAGGCGATACAGATTTTAAAACAATGGAAAGTAGTTTTTCTCTAAAAACAAATTCAGCAGCGGTGAGATTTTTTTTACCAACAGATACAGAAGCTATAAAATTTTTAGAGTATGAAGCAAAAATGTTAAATATGAAAGTGGAATTAAGTGCGTTAAATCATTTATATTTTATGCATAAAAATGATTTAGCTTTATGTATAAATGATATGAAAAAATTAGCAATTTTTGATGAACTAATAACTACACATTTAGTAGATGCTCACTGTTTTGGAATAGGAGCTGTAAATTTTGAAGATTTCTTACATGATTTATTAAGTGGAAAAGATATAAGTTCAGATTTAAGCTTATTGCTTGAAGAAGGAATGAATGAGATTTTTTTATTAAATCAAGTAACCTCTTTTGTTCAACAGCTTTTTATGATTAGTTCATATGCAAGAACTATTGGGCAACCAAATCCTAAAGAGATTTTAGGATTTATTCCACCAAAAAATATCTGGGAAAAGAAATCAAAACTTGCAATTAATAAAAAACCTGAAGTTTTTCAAGAGATTTTAGAATACTTATTAAATATGGAATTAGATTTTAAAACTTCAAAAATTGATAATCAAAGTTTGTATCTCCAAGCAAGTCTAAGAAAGTTTACAGTTTTATTTAGATAAAATCTCGAACTTTACAAAAAAAGAAATCCTTGCTGATATTAGGAAATGTAAAGAATACCGGCACAATCTATAAGGAGAATTAATGTCAAAAATCAAACATTATGAAACAATGTTTATCTTAAAACCTACATTAACTGATGAAGAAACTGTAGCGCAAATTGATACTATTAGAGGTATCATTGAAAAAAATGGCGGAGTAATCGTATCTGCTGACAATGTTGGTCAAAGAGAATTAGCTTATGAAATCGAAAAATGTAAAAGAGGTTACTATTATGTAATCTATTTCCAAGGTAACCCAGCTGGAATTGCAGAAATCGAAAGAAATTACAGAATTAACGAAAACTTAATTAGATTTATCTTCATTAAATATGATAGCAAAAAAGAAGTTGCATCATGGACTAAAATGAGTGATGAGGCAGCTAAAAAAGCTAATAAATAATAATATTTAGGAATCTTACATGTATAACAAAGTAATAATGGTAGGAAATTTAACAAGAGATATTGAATTAAGATATTTACCATCAGGTTCTGCAATTGCAAAATCTGCTGTTGCAACATCTTATAAATACAAATCTTCAACTGGTGAACAAAAAGATGAAGTTTGTTTTTTAGATTTTAATATTTTTGGAAGATCTGCTGAAGTTGCTAATCAATACTTGAAAAAAGGTTCTAAAGTTTTATTAGAGGGAAGACTTGTATTTGAACAATGGACAGCCCAAGATGGATCTACAAGAAGTAGACACTCTTTACGAGTTGATACTATGAAAATGTTAGATGCTAAGGGTGATTCAATGAATGTTGGGGATAACCAAGGTTATAATCCGCAAGGATCTTATAATCAACCAACAGGTCAATATGATGAACCATCTTCTCCAGCAAGCTATGGTGGTATGAATCAAGCAAAACCAAGAGTTGAGCAAAGAATACCTGAAATTGATATAGACGAAGACGAAATACCGTTTTAGAAAAGGACATCAAATGGCAGAAAGAAGAAAGTACGGAAAAAAATATTGTAAATATACTGAAATGAAAGTTGATTTCATCGATTATAAAAATACAGAATTATTAAAATTATCTATGAGTGAAAGAGGTAAAATTATGCCTAGAAGACTTACTGGTAACTCTAAAAATTCACAAGAAATGGTAGAAAAAGCAATCAAAAGAGCTAGACATATGGCATTAGTTCCTTACATTGTTGATACTAAAAATATCACTGATTCTGCATACGCAAGATCATTTTACTAAGATTAATTTTAGTAAATAAAAGGGGAGAAGGTAAACTTCTCCCCTTTTTTTATTTTTAATAAAAAGAAGTTTATGAAAAATAAATTAAAAATAGCATTACGATTACGCTTTGAATATTATAATTCTTATGAAGGTAAAGAAAATATATGGCATGAAAAATATAAAGAACATAATCTTTATAGTGTTGTAGTTAAAAGTTTTGAATATGATTTTAAAAAAATAGCTGAAATGATGCCAAAACTTTTAGAACAGAGCGAGAAAAATTTATAATTTTTCCCAAACCGTTCCATTTACTGTATCCATTAATGAAATCCCAAGTGTAGCTAATTCATTTCTTACTGCGTCAGCAATTTCGAAATTCTTTTCTTTTTTGGCTTCATTTCTTTTTGCAATCAACTCTTCAATTTTTTGTTTTGTATTTTCATCAATTCCAAATTGAGAATATTCAAAATGTGTTTGAAATCCAATTCCTAAAATTTGATTAATAAATTCCAAACTTGATAATATATTTTTTTTCCATACATTTTGATTTACATCTTTTTGTGATTCAAGAAGATTATAGCAATCTGTGATATATTGATCAATTAATGCAAAAGCTTTTGAAGTATTTAAATCATCGTTTAATGCATCTAATATCTGAATTTTAAGTTGTTGGTCAGGTTTTTTATCTGGTATATAATTTGGAATATAAGCTTTTCTCTTAAGTCTATAAATCTTATCTAACCTTTTTTTAGAAGCGATTAAATCTTCTTCATTGAAATTAAAATTTGCTCTATAGTGGGCAGACATTAAATAAAATCTAATTACTTCCCCTGAATATGATTTTAAAACATCTTTTAGGAAAAAAGAGTTTCCTAAAGATTTACTCATTTTTTCCCCATCAATATTTACAAAACCATTATGCATCCAATATTTTGCTAAGTTTTGTCCACTTGAACATCTAGTTTGTGCAGCTTCATTTTCATGGTGAGGAAAAAGTAAGTCTGCACCTCCTCCATGAATATCTATTTGAAACTCTGAATCTTTATAAGCTAAATGTTTTTCAATCATAGCAGAACATTCAATATGCCAGCCAGGTCGTCCAAGACCAAATGAAGCTTCAAAACTTACATCATTTGTTTTAGCAAACTTCCAAAGTGCAAAATCAGATGGATTTCTTTTTTCAATATTTGTTTCGACTCTTGCAATTGAATTTTCATCGCTTGCTTTATGTGATAATGAACCATATAACGTGTCTTTTGATGTATCAAAATATACACTATCACCTGTTTTATATGCAATATCTTTTGAGATAAGATTTGAAATCATATCTTTCATACTTTCAAGATTTTCAGTTGCCTTTGGTTCGATTGTATTTGGAAGAATATTTAAAGCTTTCATATCAGCTTTATAAGTATTTATGTATGTTGTTGTAATCTCTTCAAGAGGTTTATTTGACTCATGCATTTTTTTGATAATTTTATCATCAATATCTGTGAAGTTTTTTGTCATAATAACTTCATAATCATTAGCTTTTAAAACTCTATGAAGTAAGTCAAAAGCTATTGCACTTCTAGCATGACCTAAGTGAGAATCATCATAAACAGTTGGCCCACAAACATAAATCTTAGCTACATTAGGAATAATAGAGTTAAACTCTACTTTTTCCTTTTTTACTGAGTCGTAAATATGTAGTAACATGTTATTTAAATAGCGCTTCTAAAGTTGCTGTATCTGTTGTTTTATCTTCAACAACAGCTTTTTCATTATTTGATGATGGACTATTAATAGAA from Arcobacter suis CECT 7833 encodes:
- a CDS encoding divergent polysaccharide deacetylase family protein → MNKKKSRKRTNITPNKKLINIFLIIFLIAFLATVASYFTMKNKDSIKDIPTEVKVQELKKKVSLIPKMAELKEFKDQASQELFEEKFDIKEEHKFEEYTKELEQVIDEKMELEESINKENEIIQKKVEEIKEEKLKEKQKDKSTDNSKEPIKVKDKIDEKSIITNKDTFTYDKKTKPKIVILIDDVTTQAQKDKILSMGYKINMAFLPPTKTHPDSAKIAQSLSFHMIHFPMQASSAFKGEEINTLKITDSYETIEKRVKQLREWYPNAIYTNNHTGSVFTENDEAVDKLFRALKKYNFIFVDSRTSAKSVAKKYAKKYDMPYIVRNTFIDNDRDYKSIENQLKKAIEIAKRQGYAIAIGHPHNVTLEVLKDSKHLFKEVEPIFMNQLPYL
- the ilvC gene encoding ketol-acid reductoisomerase is translated as MGLNVFYDKDCNIDLIKSKKVAMIGFGSQGHAHAENLRDSGVEVIVGLRKDGSSWAKAEAKGFAVKTVAEATKECDVIMILLPDENQGDIYANEIAPNLKAGATIAFGHGFNIHYGRITPKKDINVMMVAPKAPGHTVRSEFVKGGGIPDLIAIHQDASGKTKELALSYASAIGGGRTAIIETTFKDETETDLFGEQAVLCGGAVSLVQAGFETLTEAGYAPEMAYFECLHELKLIVDLMFEGGIADMRYSISNTAEYGDYVSGKRVINAESKAAMKEILKEIQDGRFAKDFILEGQAGYPRMNAERANARASLIEQTGNQLREMMPWISSNKIVNKDKN
- a CDS encoding RNB domain-containing ribonuclease, coding for MLKELFIKIQTDCKTYSGNELNEIEKFLKEEIIIKKEDETYELNSKYKVALVKVGKNLVVLEDLISEHKNIKIEFDDLNGAYDGDLVLAKRVFNPRSRTKAKIERILDGKKNDVLVYIKDKAFYTVKENIKLENKNALKYQDGHVLLVENKSLELIKNLGNIENPKIDELISLYLYNETFRLEKHLEVNALMDDTKQRVDLRDLYFCTIDPNSAKDHDDAIYFDTKENILYVAIADVSYFVKEGSELDLLAFKKSTSVYLPTKVLPMLPPILSEEMCSLKEGVDRYSYVFKLHLDLENLSVKKAKLFEAIINSHKNFSYGRIDRVIEGHLDQYSKTEKAIFDYLIPLYEISKKFRKRRLIKGYDFRTTENRLKLKNDNLESIEVETSTASHQLVEECMLLANIEASKKVNTVGIYRIHEEPPFKAISKLVDDVNILGVNVKLQSDVHDTIVHIQEKAKISMMGAEIDELIIQAQTQAKYSSKNLGHFGLGFSSYSHFTSPIRRYSDLVLHRILKTKQTPKNIEDICEHISLNERKIDQLVWDFEDRKYARWASLHLDEEIKVKIVDTEKARAVCYEKMFGMKVIIENYKGQKLFTKLRVKIKSADVITKVIVATIKY
- the holA gene encoding DNA polymerase III subunit delta; translation: MYKNEFDNYLKQNKKFKAYMFYGQSIFLIEQYALVIAQSLGNDDEIEKLYFEDYDFKYIKDKLLQSSLFSSNNIVLIKIDKKLPKKEVDSLIEACNLNPDSTLIFACLGDTDFKTMESSFSLKTNSAAVRFFLPTDTEAIKFLEYEAKMLNMKVELSALNHLYFMHKNDLALCINDMKKLAIFDELITTHLVDAHCFGIGAVNFEDFLHDLLSGKDISSDLSLLLEEGMNEIFLLNQVTSFVQQLFMISSYARTIGQPNPKEILGFIPPKNIWEKKSKLAINKKPEVFQEILEYLLNMELDFKTSKIDNQSLYLQASLRKFTVLFR
- the rpsF gene encoding 30S ribosomal protein S6, whose protein sequence is MSKIKHYETMFILKPTLTDEETVAQIDTIRGIIEKNGGVIVSADNVGQRELAYEIEKCKRGYYYVIYFQGNPAGIAEIERNYRINENLIRFIFIKYDSKKEVASWTKMSDEAAKKANK
- a CDS encoding single-stranded DNA-binding protein, which encodes MYNKVIMVGNLTRDIELRYLPSGSAIAKSAVATSYKYKSSTGEQKDEVCFLDFNIFGRSAEVANQYLKKGSKVLLEGRLVFEQWTAQDGSTRSRHSLRVDTMKMLDAKGDSMNVGDNQGYNPQGSYNQPTGQYDEPSSPASYGGMNQAKPRVEQRIPEIDIDEDEIPF
- the rpsR gene encoding 30S ribosomal protein S18, which codes for MAERRKYGKKYCKYTEMKVDFIDYKNTELLKLSMSERGKIMPRRLTGNSKNSQEMVEKAIKRARHMALVPYIVDTKNITDSAYARSFY
- the cysS gene encoding cysteine--tRNA ligase, with the translated sequence MLLHIYDSVKKEKVEFNSIIPNVAKIYVCGPTVYDDSHLGHARSAIAFDLLHRVLKANDYEVIMTKNFTDIDDKIIKKMHESNKPLEEITTTYINTYKADMKALNILPNTIEPKATENLESMKDMISNLISKDIAYKTGDSVYFDTSKDTLYGSLSHKASDENSIARVETNIEKRNPSDFALWKFAKTNDVSFEASFGLGRPGWHIECSAMIEKHLAYKDSEFQIDIHGGGADLLFPHHENEAAQTRCSSGQNLAKYWMHNGFVNIDGEKMSKSLGNSFFLKDVLKSYSGEVIRFYLMSAHYRANFNFNEEDLIASKKRLDKIYRLKRKAYIPNYIPDKKPDQQLKIQILDALNDDLNTSKAFALIDQYITDCYNLLESQKDVNQNVWKKNILSSLEFINQILGIGFQTHFEYSQFGIDENTKQKIEELIAKRNEAKKEKNFEIADAVRNELATLGISLMDTVNGTVWEKL